The genome window CTGTCCGAGCTTTATCGCTGCGGCGGAGGACCAAATGCGGTGCTGCTCGGAAGCGACCTGCAGGTCTATTTCACGCAGAATGGCGGACAGGCGGGTGATTGGCGCGCCGACCATCAACGCCCACCGGCACTAGAATGCCTTGACATGTCCACTGGCAAGGTGACGGAAATCTGCCGCGAAGTGGGGGGACGGCCTCTACTTGCCCCTCACGATCTGGCGTGGGGTCCGGACGGATCCTTGTATATGACAGATTCAGGGACATGGGCTCCCGACGGAGATACGGAACCCGGTGCCATCATTGCCATTTCGCCACGCGGGCATGCCGAATTGATCCTCGACACCGGCCATGTGTTCCCGAGCGGAATCGCACTTGCCGGGGACGGGACCGTTTATTGGGCGGAATGTTATACTCGGCGGATCATGCGCATGAAAAAGGGAGGCTCGCCGGCTGAGGTTTGCACCTTGCCTCCCGGCCATACGCCGGAGTCGCTCAAAATCGACGAGAATGGCAATTTCTGGGTCGCTGCCCTGGAAGCCGCGGGCTTCGATATCATCACGCCAAACGGCGAAATCATCGGCTTCATTCCAACCGGTGGTTTGCCGCTGAACGGAACACTTCATGGCGGACGACTTTACGTTGCCGACTTGGGGCCATTCGACGAAAGCCAGCCGGCTCCACAATTTCTCGGCCGTATTCAAGCGGTGCAATGCGATGCCCGCCCCTGGCCGGCTTTTCGCTCAACGATCGACATGTGAGGAAAGTCATGCGTTTGCAAGACATTGACGCAGCCAGCACGGCACTGATCATTCTGGACATGCACGTCTGCATCGTCGGCCCGGAGGGAAATGCACAACCTCACGCGACCGAGCAGAATTTGGTCGCCAATATTGTCGCTCTGCGTGACGCAGCAAACAAGAAAGACGTCGCCGTCGTCTTCATTCATCATCGCAGGCCACGGGGCCTGAGGGCACGCTGATCCCGATCTTCAGCCGGGCGCCCCTGGACTGGAGATGCTGCCGGAGCTTTCGGTAGGCCCTAGCGATATCGTCATCGAGAAGCAGCGGGCGGGCGCTTTCGCCGGCACCGATCTCGACCAGACGCTGAGGGCGATGGGGATCGACACCCTCGTCTTGACTGGCGCATGGACTAATCTTTCGGTCGAATCGACCGCGCGCTACGGGAGCGATCTCGGGTATCGCGTAATCATCGCCAGTGATGGCACAGCATCGCAAAGCGCTGAAATGCACGAGATCGCATTGAGCGGCGGCCTGTCCATGCTTGCCGAAATAGCGACCTGCGACGAGGTGATTGGTGCGCTGCGATGAAGCCAATGTCTGACGCCGAAGCAAGAACCGTAAGCATGCCGGCGAGTTCAGACGCAGCGGCACAGCTCAAATGGCTGTTCCGGAGGATGTTGAGCGGCGTCCTCGTTCTTTTTGTCGTTTCCATTCTGATTTTTGTAGCCACCCAGGCGTTGCCCTCGGATCCGGCACAGACCATTCTGGGCCGGCAGGCGACACCCGAACTCCTGGCCAATCTGAGGGAACAGCTCGGGCTGAACCGTCCGTTGCCAGTTCAATACGTCTCTTGGCTTGGCGGCCTCCTGACGGGCGATCTTGGCGTTTCGATTGCGGCAAAGCAGCCTGTCGTCTCCTTGATCGGAGCCCGGCTTCTCAATTCTCTGGCTCTTCTCATCTTCTCAGCGGCAATTCTCATTCCGCTTTCCATCGCTGTGGGCGTCGCAATGGCGGTCTGGCGCAACCGCATTGTGGACAGATCGCTAATGCTGGTTTTTCTCAGCCTCATGGCGCTGCCGGATTTCGTGATCGGCACCATATTGCTGATTTCGCTCGCCACGCTCGTCTTCCAGATCTTTCCCGCCGTTTCTCTGATTCCACCGGGGCAAAACGGCTTCGGACATCCCTACAAGCTCGTCTTGCCCGTGCTGACCGGCGTGCTGATCACCGCGCCCTATCTCATACGCCAAATGCGGGCCGCGATGATCGAGGCGCTTGAATCGGAATATGTGGTCCAGGCGCGGCTGCGCGGCATCAACGAACGGCGAGTGGTGTGGCGGCATGCGCTTCCGAATGCCCTGGTGCCGATGGTGCAGGGAAGCGCCCTGATGCTCAGCTATCTCCTCGGTGGCGTTGTCGTCATCGAATACATCTACAACTATCCCGGTCTCGGAGGGTTGCTGAATGATGCGGTCCGCTTTCGTGACCTGCCGGTCCTGCAGGCCGTGACCCTGATCTTCGCCACCGGCGTCGTCATCTTCAACATCGTCGCGGATCTGCTGACGATCCTGCTCACACCCCGCCTGCGAACCATCGAGTGGAGCAAATGAGTAATCCATCCTACGACGCGACCGGAACCGGATTCTGTCGGAAACTGCTTGCCTCGGGGCGGGTACGCCGTGCG of Rhizobium sp. NXC24 contains these proteins:
- a CDS encoding isochorismatase family protein — translated: MRLQDIDAASTALIILDMHVCIVGPEGNAQPHATEQNLVANIVALRDAANKKDVAVVFIHHRRPRGLRAR
- a CDS encoding SMP-30/gluconolactonase/LRE family protein, whose translation is MPELAATIAESLGHPQGPDVMDDGTVIFAETYRSRLMLCSASGRLSELYRCGGGPNAVLLGSDLQVYFTQNGGQAGDWRADHQRPPALECLDMSTGKVTEICREVGGRPLLAPHDLAWGPDGSLYMTDSGTWAPDGDTEPGAIIAISPRGHAELILDTGHVFPSGIALAGDGTVYWAECYTRRIMRMKKGGSPAEVCTLPPGHTPESLKIDENGNFWVAALEAAGFDIITPNGEIIGFIPTGGLPLNGTLHGGRLYVADLGPFDESQPAPQFLGRIQAVQCDARPWPAFRSTIDM
- a CDS encoding ABC transporter permease; its protein translation is MSDAEARTVSMPASSDAAAQLKWLFRRMLSGVLVLFVVSILIFVATQALPSDPAQTILGRQATPELLANLREQLGLNRPLPVQYVSWLGGLLTGDLGVSIAAKQPVVSLIGARLLNSLALLIFSAAILIPLSIAVGVAMAVWRNRIVDRSLMLVFLSLMALPDFVIGTILLISLATLVFQIFPAVSLIPPGQNGFGHPYKLVLPVLTGVLITAPYLIRQMRAAMIEALESEYVVQARLRGINERRVVWRHALPNALVPMVQGSALMLSYLLGGVVVIEYIYNYPGLGGLLNDAVRFRDLPVLQAVTLIFATGVVIFNIVADLLTILLTPRLRTIEWSK
- a CDS encoding isochorismatase family cysteine hydrolase, translated to MLPELSVGPSDIVIEKQRAGAFAGTDLDQTLRAMGIDTLVLTGAWTNLSVESTARYGSDLGYRVIIASDGTASQSAEMHEIALSGGLSMLAEIATCDEVIGALR